The proteins below are encoded in one region of Mangifera indica cultivar Alphonso chromosome 7, CATAS_Mindica_2.1, whole genome shotgun sequence:
- the LOC123221621 gene encoding mitochondrial arginine transporter BAC2 has protein sequence MFILQEQLFASHAVAGVSSIALGTAVSYPLDTIKLLIQVGSGSNKQLTATQALVRLRTLSGYSGFYSGFGWLTLGRIFGVGTRFGVYEILTAFYKDGREDSYVSVSEALMAGMAAGAVESLIISPFELMKVRAQVSSASQIQSASSVAINGTVAPFSRRLLHGYTPDLKALNHSAGLLSILTTKHPNLIGALQEFPWMMTGSGRPPSVCNVRRPSDIVSLEGWGALWRGLRPGVVRDSVFGGIFFSSWQFLHRAMLDWKAVGMHPEPRSDEEIGPLSPLAVSVAAGFSGTVAAAASHGFDTAKSRSQCVVLPKYVSMERKMLKWTRPGKRFERLTGIHPSDRTVLFRGIWLRMARSGLASFMIVGSYFLALDHLVPS, from the exons ATGTTTATCTTACAGGAGCAGTTGTTTGCAAGTCATGCTGTTGCTGGCGTCAGTTCAATTGCTTTAGGCACGGCTGTGTCTTACCCCCTTGACACTATCAAACTGCTTATCCAG GTTGGTTCTGGCTCCAATAAACAATTAACCGCTACTCAGGCTTTGGTTAGACTGCGAACTCTATCAGGATATTCTG GTTTTTACAGTGGTTTTGGGTGGTTAACTTTGGGAAGAATTTTTGGTGTGGGAACCCGTTTTGgagtttatgaaattttgacaGCATTTTACAAAG aTGGTCGAGAAGACAGTTATGTTTCTGTCTCTGAAGCCCTAATGGCTGGAATGGCAGCTGGTGCTGTGGAATCTCTCATAATCTCTCCATTTGAACTTATGAAAGTTCGGGCACAAGTGTCCTCTGCCTCTCAAATTCAAAGCGCTTCATCTGTTGCAATAAATGGAACTGTTGCACCTTTTTCTAGAAGATTACTTCATGGATATACTCCTGATTTGAAGGCACTGAACCACTCTGCTGGCCTTTTGTCTATATTGACTACCAAACATCCAAATTTGATTGGGGCCTTACAAGAATTCCCTTGGATGATGACTGGATCTGGAAGGCCACCATCAGTATGCAATGTCAGGAGGCCATCTGACATTGTCTCTTTGGAAGGATGGGGTGCATTGTGGAGAGGTCTGAGGCCTGGAGTTGTTCGTGATTCTGTTTTTGGTGGCATATTCTTTTCTAGCTGGCAATTCCTGCACCGAGCAATGCTTGACTGGAAAGCTGTTGGGATGCATCCTGAACCCAG GTCTGATGAAGAAATTGGTCCTCTTTCTCCTTTAGCTGTTAGTGTTGCAGCTGGATTTTCTGGTACAGTTGCTGCTGCTGCATCTCATGGTTTTGACACCGCAAAAAGCCGATCACAGTGTGTTGTGTTGCCCAAG TATGTTTCCATGGAGAGGAAGATGCTGAAATGGACCCGACCCGGGAAGAGGTTTGAGAGACTTACAGGGATCCACCCTTCAGATAGGACTGTTTTGTTCCGGGGAATTTGGTTGCGGATGGCACGGAGTGGGCTTGCATCGTTCATGATTGTGGGTAGTTATTTCTTAGCCCTTGATCATCTCGTTCctagttga
- the LOC123220123 gene encoding mitochondrial outer membrane import complex protein METAXIN-like produces the protein MEQSQEREDLTLVTRKPCFGLPTACPTCLPIYIYLKLARFPFLLDFNSSYPDSDQIPYVELGTYVAYNNENGGVIARLKEDGIVDLDSEYQSIPDWITTKAMINSWLADALMYELWLGTEGSSARKIYFSDLAWPIGKVLLQLQIQKVKQQLGINKDNIERKEKEIYRRANIAYGALSSRLTEHYFLFENSPSSVDADLLAHVLITLQVLPETSVLRSKLLNHDNLVRYAEKHKVDLIEDGPSSSVPQFHSNPSSATPRRGPPNWKSKPKTKPKREKTKEEKTFRKRAKYFLAAQLFAVVLFLSVMGGSDSSEVELDDEEDLSIE, from the exons ATGGAACAATCtcaagaaagagaagacttaACTCTGGTGACGAGAAAGCCATGTTTTGGTCTACCCACGGCCTGCCCAACTTGCTTGCCCATTTACATTTATCTCAAACTCGCTCGCTTTCCCTTTCTCTTAGATTTCAACTCTTCTTACCCTGACTCtg ATCAAATTCCTTACGTTGAGTTGGGGACTTATGTGGCTTACAATAATGAGAATGGTGGAGTTATTGCACGTTTAAAGGAAGATGGCATTGTTGATTTGGACAGTGAATACCAGTCAATCCCAGATTGGATAACAACAAAAGCAATGATTAATTCGTGGCTTGCAGATGCACTTATGTATGAACTTTGGTTGGGGACTGAAGGAAGTTCTGCTCGCAAGATATATTTCTCTGATCTAGCATGGCCGATTGGGAAAGTTTTGCTCCAACTGCAAATCCAAAAAGTAAAGCAGCAATTGGGGATAAATAAAGACAATATTGAACGAAAGGAAAAAGAG ATTTACAGGAGGGCAAACATTGCATATGGAGCTTTGTCAAGTAGATTAACAGAGCATTACTTTCTGTTTGAGAACAG TCCGTCAAGTGTGGATGCAGATCTTCTTGCTCATGTACTCATCACTCTTCAAGTATTACCA GAAACATCGGTTCTGCGGAGTAAACTGTTAAATCATGATAATCTTGTAAGATATGCTGAAAAACATAAAGTGGACTTGATAGAGGATGGCCCATCATCTTCAGTCCCTCAGTTTCACTCAAACCCATCATCAGCAACTCCCCGAAGAGGTCCCCCAAATTGGA aATCAAAGCCGAAGACAAAACCTAAGAGGGAAAAGACAAAGGAGGAAAAAACGTTCAGAAAGAGGGCCAAATACTTTTTGGCAGCACAGTTGTTTGCAGTTGTGCTCTTTCTGTCTGTCATGGGCGGATCTGATTCTTCAGAAGTGGAacttgatgatgaagaagaccTCAGTATTGAGTGA